The following proteins are encoded in a genomic region of Xenopus laevis strain J_2021 chromosome 3L, Xenopus_laevis_v10.1, whole genome shotgun sequence:
- the LOC108711737 gene encoding mucin-3B, translated as MKAIYENVTNYKDVNIRSLKNGSIVVDYDIILEMDYNSEVNIDKNYEDLFGIVQAQLISGNCSDENIGYCFTEPNVTEVPVPTAEELCMDSIEPGYREFYTPKLTASGLSCISHCEKESPEFENCNSGNCQIREIGPMCLCPETEKYLYTLSRCRGRMLKAALYGGVGAGMAVLAIIILTVGILLCKAKQPKKRKDPFSKDQEGKWYEDNDDDEWTVKRGLSNSGSEQGQNDGYKKGMANYENFRPTLENVDTKTEVKIQRPQVSRRW; from the exons GAATGGGAGTATTGTTGTGGATTATGATATCATCTTAGAAATGGACTATAATTCTGAAGTAAATATAGACAAGAACTATGAAGACCTTTTTGGTATAGTGCAGGCCCAGCTAATCTCAGGCAATTGTTCAGATGAAAATA TAGGTTATTGCTTCACAGAACCCAATGTCACAGAAGTCCCTGTCCCAACAGCAGAAG AACTCTGCATGGACTCCATTGAACCTGGTTATAGGGAATTTTACACACCAAAACTTACAGCCAGTGGGTTGTCTTGCATATCCCATTGTGAAAAGGAATCCCCAGAATTCGAGAACTGTAATTCTGGTAACTGCCAAATACGGGAGATTGGCCCGATGTGCTT GTGTCCAGAGACAGAAAAATACTTATATACCTTATCAAGATGCAGAGGACGAATGCTGAAGGCTGCTTTGTATGGAGGTGTCGGAGCCGGCATGGCTGTGTTGGCCATTATTATACTTACTGTAGGAATACTCCTGTGCAAAGCCAAACAGCCAAAGAAACG CAAGGACCCCTTCTCTAAAGACCAAGAGGGAAAATGGTATgaagataatgatgatgatgaatggaCTGTTAAACGAGGACTAAGCAACTCGGGATCAGAACAGGGACAGAATG ATGGTTACAAGAAAGGAATGGCCAACTATGAAAATTTCAGACCTACTCTGGAAAATGTTGACACCAAAACTGAG gtGAAGATACAGAGACCACAGGTTTCCAGAAGATGGTGA